From the genome of Solanum lycopersicum chromosome 12, SLM_r2.1:
ACATCAAACTTGGTATATAATACATCCTTATTTAGTTTtagtcaaaaatattattacaaacGACTAGTAATTCTTTTAGTCAAAATATTCAAAGATACATAGAATCTAAATTTTCTGTATAAAATGGAGTCCATCCAAGGcaagaaaacaaacaacaaaagttTTTGATACACATCCAAacaaacattatttttcttctcttcttccccATTAGCAATGCCAAGAAGAAAAGTTAAGATTGAAAATGATACTCAAAGGTGAGCCACATATAAGAAGAGACAAAAAGTAGCCTTTAAACATGCTCAAGAACTTAGTATTCTTTGTGATTGTGAAGTAGCTAGCGTCAGATATAGTGAGTACCACACAGAACCTGTGGTATATCAAAATTATCAAGCTGCACTAGACACTTATAATAAGTTTAAGGCACTTTCATCATCCGCTCAGTCAAAACACATGATGACGACAGAAGagtttattaagaaaattatagatAAGAAGAAAGACCAATTATACAAGTTACAGAGAGAAAACGATCCCAAAGAAAAGACTAATATGATGCATGAAGTGGCAAGAGGAAAAAAGATTTCCAAGGACATAAATGGTAATGATCTTAATGATCTAATGAATGCCATGAAAAGAAACTTTGAAATGTTTCGCAAACTGAAAATTAAAGCTGATAAAGAGGGTTCTACCTTGTATGCCTCTCAACCAATTTCTAGTGATAATCCAGTATCGACTGTTCCTTTAGCTTCTCCATCGATAGTTTCTAGTGGAACCGACCGCGAGGGTCCAAGATCTCCTCAATGGTCCCTGAAGTGGctcaaataataaaagataaaggGGCTCCACTAATAATTCCTTCATCTCCTTCTGCAGAAATGATCCAATAATTATTTCATCCAGTGAATCCTCCTCAAATGGTTCCTTTTGTGGACCCCTCATGGATTTCTCCTTATTCGTTATTTTCAGTTAAATTATTTCCTTCATTGGTTCCGTAGATGCATTCTTCTACACATCAACAAATGGATCTTAGAAGGACCCCTATAATGGCTCCTCCAATACCTTCAATAACGACTTTTTCAACGAATTCACCAATATTGGAGTCTTCAACCGCTGCTTCGTTACTACCACAAGACTCTTCGACGAACAACTCCGCAAACTATCAGAACAATTCTGTTGGATTTCCACAAAGGTCAGCTTCGTCATAATCAATCGACTGGGATAATATTAGTATTATGTCTTTTTTTGATGGTTCATACCTCAACAACATTGATGTTCTAGATcctaaccaaaaaaataacttcTAAGGATGTTGGACCAAATATCTGTCTGTTTTAATTAGTAGAGATTGGTATGTctatgttgtcaaatggatagTCCCtgtcttttaatatttaaatgcacAAGTAGTCTCATAGAATTCTTCATATATCTTTACTTTTTGTccttattttaagtgtttttctattatgttttattcctttttagtttgttattacaTTCACTTATGATATGTatgcaattaatttttttatgaatattggTTTGTCttgattacttttattattgatatggtggttattaaaaatatttgtattgttagTATGATTTGcttcaaaataatttagattttCTTAATAAGAAGTTAAGTGACTTCTCGATGAGTATCGTACCgaaaagaaaaccaaatttaagaaaaaaaattaaattttaatatattgaaaagCAATGttatatttctattaaatatatgcatttttGCTAAATAGAGAAAATTATAATGTGTAATAGGATAGTAACAATAACTCTAATCTTACACAaatcacaatttaaaatttattaaaggtttgaatttctttttgatataacaattaactttgtcatttttttgcacgttaaaaaattattgaaattggtATTGAAAAGTTCTCAGTCATTTAAATGTatgattgtttttatatttaactttgtacaaatatcaaaattaaaatacatattttttaaaacttatagcATAAATGAGTAAGCAAATGCATTTTCATTACTCTATGACCATATTTGGTGGATTCTACTTACTGAAAATTTAAGCAACACTAAATTATTCTCCTGTAAAAGTTTGACGCATAAAGCTTGGTCAAGATAAGACCAGatatataaattacatatattttcaaacCATAACATCAAACTTGATATATAATACATCCTTATTTAGTTTtagtcaaaaataaatattacaaaagaCTAGTAATTCTTTTAGTCAAAATATTCAAAGATACATAGAATCTAACTTTTCTGTATAAAATGGAGTCCATCCTAGGcaagaaaacaaacaacaaaagttTTTGATACacatccaaacaaacataatttttcttctcttcttccccATTAGCAATGCCAAGAGGAAAAGTTAAGATTGAAAATGATACTCAAAGGAGAGCCACATATAAGAAGAGACAAAAGTAGCGTTTAAAAAGGCTCAAGAACTTAGTATTCTTTGTGATTGTGAAGTAGCTAGCGTCAGATATAGTGAGTACCACACAGAACCTGTGGTATATCCAAATTATCAAGCAGCACTAGACACTTATAATAAGTTTAAGGCACTTTCATCATCCGCTCAGTCAAAACACATGATGACGACAGAAGagtttattaagaaaattatagatAAGAAGAAAGACCAATTATACAAGTTACGGAGAGAAAACGATCTCAAAGAAAAGACAAATATGATGCATGAAGTGGCCAGAGGAAAAATGATTTTCAAGGACATAAATGGTAATGATCTTAATGATCTAATGTATGCCACGAAAAGAAACTTGGAAATGTTTCGCAAACTGAAAATTAAAGCTGATGAAGAGGGTTGTACTTTGTATGCCTCTCAACCAATTTTTAGTGATTCTCCAGTATCGATTGTTCCTTTGGCTTCTCCATCGATAGTTTCTAGTGGAAACGACCGCGAGGGTCCAAGATCTCCTCTAATGGTCCCTGAAGTGGCTCAAATAATAGAGGATAAAGGAGCTCCACTAATAATTCCTTCATCTCCTTCTGCTGAAATGATCCAATAATTATTTCATCCAGTGAATCCTCCTCAAATGGTTCCTTTTGTGGAACCCTCATGGATTTCTCCTTATTCGTTATTTTCAGTTAAATTATTTCCTTCGTTGGTTCCGCAGATGCATTCTTCTACACATCAACAAATGGATCTTAGAAGGACCCCTATAATGGCTCCTCCAATACCTTCAATAAAAACTTTTTCAACGAATTCACCAATATTGGAGTCTTAAACCGCTGGTTTGTTACTACCACAAGACTCTTCGATGAACAACTCTGCAAACTATCAGAACAATTCTGTTGGATTTCCACAAAGGTCAGCTTCGTCATAATCAATCGACtgggataataatagtattatgtCTTTTTTTGATGGTTCATATCTCAACAACATTGATGTTCCAGAtccaaaccaaaaaaataacttcTAAGGATGTTGGACCAAATATCTGTCTATTTTAATTAGTAGAGATTGGTATGTCTATGTTGTCCTATGGATAGTCTCtgtcttttaatatttaaatgcacAAGTAGTCTCATAGGATTCTTCATATATCTTTACTTCTTGTccttattttaagtgtttttctattatgttttattcctttttagtttgttattacaTTCACTTATAATATGTatgcaattaatttttatatgaatattgGTTTGTCttgattacttttattattgatatggtggttattaaaaatatttgtattgttagtatgattttcctcaaaataatttagattttttaataaGAAGTTAAGTAACTTCTGGATGAGTATCGTACCgaaaagaaaaccaaatttaagaaaaaaattaaattttaatatattgaaaagaaatgttatatttctattaaatatatgcatttttGCTAAATAGAGAAAATTATAATGTGTAATAGGATAGTAACAATAACTCTAATCTTACACAaatcacaatttaaaatttattaaatgtttgaatttctttttgatataaaaattaactttgtcattttttttgcacgttaaaaaattattgaaattggcATTGCAAAGTTCTCAGTCATTTAAATGTAtgattgtttttatatataactttgtacaaatatcaaaattaaaatacatatttttaaaaacttataacATAAATGAGTAAGCAAATGCATTTTCATTACTCTATGACCATATTTGGTGGATTCTACTTACTGAAAATTT
Proteins encoded in this window:
- the LOC138340482 gene encoding uncharacterized protein yields the protein MTTEEFIKKIIDKKKDQLYKLQRENDPKEKTNMMHEVARGKKISKDINGNDLNDLMNAMKRNFEMFRKLKIKADKEGSTLYASQPISSDNPVSTVPLASPSIVSSGTDREGPRSPQWSLKWLK